In Spirosoma aureum, a single genomic region encodes these proteins:
- a CDS encoding efflux RND transporter periplasmic adaptor subunit, whose protein sequence is MRKKSNRIWWILGGIIVLLVGGLVAAKQTGMIGKPKSTEVDFATVKRINITERVSASGRVQPQVEVKISPDVSGEIIGLYVNEGDPVKAGQLLCRIRPDNYESMMARAKATVNQSRAQLEQSKASVAQSNARLIRAKADYDRTRKLFTDKVVSSADLETSEANFNVAKQEVEAANANVRAAQFNIQSAEASQRDASENLRKTTIYSPVNGTVSKLNIELGERVVGTSQMAGTEIMRIANLQNMEVRVNVNENDIVRANLGDTADIEVDSYTTAGRKFKGIVYEIANTANGLTSSSGAAAAATVSADAVTEFEVKVKILNNSYADLLAQKDKKGYPFKPGMTASVEIITDRKSGVLAVPIAAVTTRGVGIDATGQKEKSDDDDNNAVQPPADQPEKKDKPKEIVFVNVGGKATQREVKTGISDFENIEILSGLKPGEQIISGPFIAVSKKLKDGELITKRDPNKNKKKEDKDE, encoded by the coding sequence ATGAGAAAGAAGTCAAACAGGATTTGGTGGATATTAGGGGGAATAATTGTTCTGCTTGTTGGCGGATTAGTCGCTGCCAAACAAACAGGCATGATTGGCAAACCTAAATCGACAGAAGTAGATTTTGCCACCGTTAAACGGATCAATATCACCGAACGGGTTAGCGCGTCTGGCCGTGTTCAACCACAGGTCGAAGTAAAAATCAGCCCTGATGTATCCGGTGAAATTATTGGTCTCTATGTTAATGAAGGCGACCCGGTTAAAGCGGGCCAGTTGTTGTGTCGTATCCGGCCAGATAACTATGAATCGATGATGGCTCGTGCCAAAGCGACCGTCAACCAGAGCCGGGCGCAGCTTGAGCAATCGAAGGCATCGGTAGCCCAGTCGAACGCACGTTTGATTCGGGCAAAAGCCGATTATGACCGAACCCGCAAACTCTTTACGGATAAAGTGGTATCATCGGCTGACCTGGAAACCAGTGAAGCTAACTTTAATGTAGCGAAGCAGGAAGTTGAAGCTGCGAATGCCAATGTTCGGGCTGCCCAGTTTAATATTCAGAGTGCAGAAGCCAGCCAGCGCGATGCCAGTGAGAACCTGCGTAAAACCACCATTTACTCGCCCGTTAATGGAACGGTATCGAAGCTGAACATTGAATTAGGGGAGCGGGTTGTTGGTACGTCGCAGATGGCCGGAACCGAGATCATGCGCATTGCCAATCTTCAAAATATGGAGGTGCGCGTCAATGTGAACGAGAACGATATTGTTCGCGCTAATTTGGGCGATACGGCCGACATTGAAGTTGACTCTTATACCACCGCTGGCCGTAAATTCAAAGGGATTGTTTATGAAATTGCCAATACCGCCAATGGTCTGACGAGTTCGTCAGGGGCAGCTGCTGCGGCTACGGTTTCGGCTGATGCTGTTACGGAGTTTGAGGTAAAAGTAAAAATTCTCAATAATTCGTATGCTGACCTATTGGCACAGAAAGACAAAAAGGGCTATCCATTTAAGCCGGGAATGACCGCTTCCGTTGAGATCATCACCGACCGGAAATCAGGTGTATTGGCTGTTCCGATTGCCGCCGTAACGACGCGCGGAGTTGGTATTGACGCCACCGGACAGAAAGAAAAGTCGGATGATGACGACAATAACGCCGTTCAGCCGCCAGCCGACCAGCCCGAAAAGAAAGATAAACCCAAAGAAATTGTCTTCGTCAATGTTGGAGGGAAAGCCACCCAGCGCGAGGTAAAAACGGGCATTAGCGACTTTGAGAACATCGAAATCCTCTCGGGCCTGAAACCAGGTGAACAGATTATTTCGGGGCCGTTTATCGCTGTATCAAAGAAGCTCAAAGATGGCGAACTGATTACGAAGCGTGATCCGAATAAAAATAAGAAGAAAGAGGATAAGGACGAGTAA
- a CDS encoding TolC family protein has product MQVAWKQVGAVVALLFTTSLSGTYAQSTPTTASTGDVTTALAAGAPARLNLLQCIEIAQQNNILIRQGQLTVANSDLQLRQSRLNQLPTTSFQTNQAVNGGRSINPQDNTFVQQTIRSSNYQLNASVTIYNGLVLRNTVKQNELALQAGQQELSATKNNVSLTVAQNYLNVLTGTEQLAVAQRQADVTRAQLERTQRLVNAGSAPEANLYELRATLAGNEVDIVTAQNTLDLARVALLQAMNVPINQAFEVEPVNVPDPGLDPYTATVQQLYDVAATNLPEVKGADLRVKSATLGVQVAKGGLYPTLSLNGNLNTLYSSAALSQSPNGQFNQQTIGFYTDPSGNQLPVYANIPGSDIKGIAYGSQLENNFSQSASVFLRVPIFQGNLSRNRVTTAKIQQQTAELTAQNTRLTLRQQIETAYTGMRAAANKFRATQVQVSSLEKAFQVAESRLNAGAINATDYSIAKTNLDRARASLVQAKYDYVFRTKILDYYQNKPLAFN; this is encoded by the coding sequence ATGCAAGTGGCGTGGAAACAAGTCGGGGCCGTTGTTGCTCTGCTATTCACAACGAGTTTATCAGGAACGTATGCCCAGAGTACGCCCACTACAGCGTCGACCGGTGACGTTACTACAGCGTTAGCGGCTGGAGCACCCGCCCGGCTAAATTTATTGCAGTGCATCGAGATCGCCCAGCAAAATAATATTCTGATTCGGCAAGGGCAGTTGACGGTCGCCAACAGCGATTTGCAGTTAAGACAGTCCCGACTAAATCAATTACCGACCACTAGCTTTCAGACCAACCAGGCTGTTAATGGCGGGCGCAGCATCAACCCTCAGGACAATACATTCGTTCAACAGACCATTCGGTCCAGTAACTACCAACTGAATGCGTCAGTGACCATATACAATGGATTGGTACTACGTAATACGGTAAAACAAAATGAGCTTGCGCTCCAGGCTGGCCAGCAGGAGCTTAGTGCAACAAAAAACAATGTGTCGTTAACAGTAGCGCAGAATTACCTGAATGTGCTGACCGGTACGGAACAACTGGCTGTAGCACAACGGCAGGCTGATGTGACACGGGCGCAGCTCGAACGGACACAACGATTAGTGAATGCCGGATCAGCGCCCGAGGCAAATCTGTATGAATTACGGGCTACACTTGCCGGTAATGAAGTTGATATTGTGACCGCTCAGAATACGCTCGATTTGGCCAGGGTAGCGTTGCTTCAGGCTATGAATGTGCCCATTAACCAGGCGTTTGAAGTTGAACCCGTTAATGTGCCAGATCCGGGCTTGGACCCCTATACCGCTACGGTGCAGCAACTTTATGATGTGGCGGCTACGAATCTGCCCGAAGTAAAAGGGGCTGATCTGCGTGTTAAAAGCGCTACGCTCGGCGTTCAGGTGGCTAAAGGCGGCTTGTATCCAACCTTATCGTTGAATGGAAACCTGAACACGCTTTATTCGAGTGCCGCTCTGAGTCAATCGCCTAATGGTCAGTTTAATCAGCAAACAATTGGTTTTTATACCGATCCAAGTGGTAATCAGCTCCCCGTTTATGCCAACATTCCGGGCTCCGATATTAAAGGAATAGCGTACGGTAGTCAGCTCGAAAATAATTTTAGCCAGTCGGCCTCCGTGTTCCTGCGAGTTCCGATCTTTCAGGGTAATTTGTCCCGAAACCGGGTTACAACGGCCAAAATCCAGCAACAGACTGCTGAACTAACGGCCCAGAATACGCGACTAACATTGCGCCAACAGATTGAAACGGCCTACACCGGTATGAGAGCTGCCGCCAACAAATTCCGGGCGACACAAGTGCAGGTATCATCGCTCGAAAAAGCGTTTCAGGTTGCTGAGAGCCGATTAAACGCCGGAGCTATCAACGCAACAGATTATAGCATTGCCAAAACAAATCTCGACCGCGCCAGAGCTAGTCTGGTGCAGGCTAAATACGATTACGTTTTCCGAACCAAGATTTTAGACTATTACCAAAACAAACCACTCGCCTTCAATTAG